The DNA window GCAGCACGCGGTCGCCGTCGGCGCCCTTGCCCTGGACGCGGTAGCCGCCGAAGGCGTTCACCGCCTGCGGCGTCAGGCCCACATGGGCCATCACCGGCACGCCGCGCGCCACGAGGAAGCGGATGGTCGCGGCCATGCTTTCGCCGCCCTCGAGCTTGACGGCCGCACAACCGGTCTCGGCCATCACGCGGGCGGCGCTGCGGAAGGCCTGCTCCGGGCTTTCCTCATAGGAGCCGAAAGGCAGGTCGACCACCATTAGCGCCTGCTCCATGCCGCGCCGCACGGCCTTGCCATGCATGATCATCATGTCCAGCGTCACGCCCAGCGTCGAAGGCAGGCCGTGCAGCACCATGCCGACGCTGTCGCCCACCAGCACGATATCGCAATGGGGATCGACGAGCCTGGCGACGGGCGTGGTATAGGCCGTCAGGCAGACGAGCGGCTGCCCGCCCTTGGCCGCTGCTATATCCGGCGGAACGATCGCTTTCGCTCCTCCTGTTGCGCTCATGACAGGTCCTCCAGAGGCAACTGCTGGTGCGTGCGTTTCGCATAGAATTGTGCAGTTGCGAAGAGGAAATTCGCTTCCTATGGCAACGGCCCTCCGCTCCACGCGGTGTTTCGCCGGGCCGCCGCTGCTGATACATGCTCTTCATCCGACCCTCATAGAACGGAGCAGGATGAGCCAGGGCAAGACAGACGTGACGGAAGATCCCCATCAGCGCCGCGAGGTCAAGGTCGATCTGATCGCCGTCGTGGCGGCGGTCATCGACGGCAATCCCCGTGTGCTGGCGATCCGGCAGGGAAGCGCTCTGCCCTCCGGGCCGTTCGAGCTCGGCCATCGCTCATTGCAGGCGGGCCTTCGCGACTGGGTGGAGCAGCAGACCGGGCATCCGCTCGGCTATATCGAGCAGCTCTACACCTTCGCTGACCGCGACCGCATCGCGGACGAGCTGACGCAGCGGGCGATCTCGATCAGTTATCTGGGCCTTACGCGCGACGAGCGGACGGAAAACGACCGGCCGCGCGACTGGCGGAGCTGGTACGACTATTTCCCGTGGGAGGACCACCGCGAAGGCCCGCCGGCCATCCTCCCCGAGGTCATCCTGCCGCGGCTCGAGGCCTGGACGGAAGAGCGCGGACAATCACTCGAGGAGCGGCGGCACCGCGCCGCGATTGCCTTCGGTCTCGATGACCGGCCGTGGAACGAAGAACTCGTGCTGCAGCGCTATGAGCTTCTTTACGAAGCCGGCCTTGTCGAGGAGGCGCTTCGGGGCAGGGAGGGAGGCGATGCGCCGCCCGCTTCCGGCCGCGCGATGATCGCCGACCACCGGCGCATCCTCGCCAC is part of the Chelativorans sp. AA-79 genome and encodes:
- the panB gene encoding 3-methyl-2-oxobutanoate hydroxymethyltransferase; this encodes MSATGGAKAIVPPDIAAAKGGQPLVCLTAYTTPVARLVDPHCDIVLVGDSVGMVLHGLPSTLGVTLDMMIMHGKAVRRGMEQALMVVDLPFGSYEESPEQAFRSAARVMAETGCAAVKLEGGESMAATIRFLVARGVPVMAHVGLTPQAVNAFGGYRVQGKGADGDRVLRDALATAEAGAFSVVLEKVPEQLARRITEEVSIPTIGIGASPACDGQILVVDDMLGMFTSFRPKFVKRYAELAENAEAAVAAYAEDVRTRRFPAPEHVFGDVPGPKGEDKG